A single window of Sphingobium sp. SCG-1 DNA harbors:
- a CDS encoding methyltransferase family protein: MHDSSLPDLDPCPPSAVSHGVGVAGLFGLIAWVALAWHYGMDGPYAGMAAIFACGVPMVLWSLLVDRVHRNASTGIDWEGPPKALRDIFDISLVKLTGFWATWGIMAVLYCLARWYWDGGYRFAMEMFGTAAPWLLVASVPYVLWLDRRLIEPRDASYAFGQWIIGGAAGMADLTQVAHHARAWLVKGFFLAFMLSVLPSNFANLIHWNLGDVLASPIGLANFLIMLLFLIDVAFATVGYMLTCKPLDAHIRTANPLLAGWVAALMCYPPFVLMGDGGPLDYHHGTAEWSYWLGGNQPALVAIQWIYGSLLVALTGIYAWATVAFGLRFSNLTHRGIITHGPYRWTRHPAYLSKNLFWWLSALPFLVTTGSLVDVVRNSATIAIVSAIYFWRAKTEEAHLNSDPAYAAYSQWMQRHGWMDRLLAALKGKPPSPTMQPAE, encoded by the coding sequence ATGCATGACTCCTCGCTCCCCGACCTGGACCCCTGCCCCCCCTCCGCAGTGAGCCATGGGGTAGGCGTCGCTGGTCTCTTCGGTCTTATAGCGTGGGTTGCGCTTGCCTGGCATTACGGGATGGACGGCCCCTATGCGGGCATGGCGGCGATATTCGCGTGCGGCGTGCCGATGGTGCTGTGGTCGCTGCTGGTCGATCGCGTTCATCGCAATGCCTCGACAGGGATCGATTGGGAGGGGCCACCCAAAGCGCTGCGCGATATATTCGACATCAGCCTCGTCAAACTCACTGGCTTCTGGGCGACATGGGGCATCATGGCGGTGCTCTATTGCCTCGCCAGATGGTATTGGGATGGCGGCTATCGCTTTGCGATGGAGATGTTCGGAACGGCCGCACCTTGGCTGCTGGTGGCGTCAGTGCCTTACGTTCTGTGGCTGGACCGTCGCCTGATCGAACCGCGAGACGCCTCCTATGCCTTTGGCCAATGGATTATCGGCGGCGCAGCGGGCATGGCCGACCTCACCCAAGTCGCGCATCACGCTCGCGCATGGCTGGTGAAGGGATTCTTCCTCGCCTTCATGCTGTCGGTCCTGCCATCCAATTTCGCGAACCTGATCCACTGGAACCTAGGCGACGTGCTTGCCAGTCCGATCGGTCTCGCCAATTTCCTGATCATGCTGCTGTTCCTGATCGACGTGGCGTTCGCGACGGTGGGCTATATGCTGACCTGCAAGCCGCTCGACGCGCACATCCGCACCGCTAACCCGCTACTCGCCGGATGGGTGGCAGCGCTGATGTGCTATCCGCCGTTCGTGCTGATGGGCGATGGTGGCCCGCTCGATTATCATCATGGCACGGCGGAATGGAGCTATTGGCTGGGTGGCAACCAACCTGCCCTGGTCGCTATACAGTGGATCTATGGAAGCCTGCTGGTCGCGCTCACCGGCATCTACGCCTGGGCGACAGTGGCGTTCGGATTGCGCTTCTCCAATCTCACGCATCGCGGGATCATCACCCACGGGCCTTATCGCTGGACTCGCCACCCGGCCTATTTGTCGAAGAACCTGTTCTGGTGGCTCTCGGCTCTGCCCTTCCTCGTGACGACGGGCAGCCTGGTCGACGTCGTTCGGAACAGCGCGACCATCGCGATCGTCAGCGCCATCTATTTCTGGCGAGCGAAGACCGAGGAAGCGCATTTGAACAGCGATCCGGCCTACGCCGCCTATAGCCAATGGATGCAGCGCCACGGGTGGATGGATCGGTTGCTCGCGGCCCTGAAAGGCAAGCCTCCCTCGCCGACAATGCAGCCCGCAGAATGA